The proteins below come from a single Triticum aestivum cultivar Chinese Spring chromosome 5D, IWGSC CS RefSeq v2.1, whole genome shotgun sequence genomic window:
- the LOC123121138 gene encoding receptor-like cytosolic serine/threonine-protein kinase RBK1 — protein MCFDAEAKTSAHHRVAVSIRILERKLFLHVRSRSSSTRSPSAPLPLGSSISFSTPPASSPPPSSSPPPSRSPPWYSSRSSRSPPGSDGGSKEVLEVYSKSGGNDENSECTDQSSPRAVLDISVSGSVDSDESSSVEQSAVPSRSVQPLQWRNLISGIILSRKKLMARAVTFPQRSKSTGLKRYLGRMRSGKNQMDCSAIAPEIFPEIEKWSPSWRSFDYDELCAATDRFSSDNLIGKGGAEVYKGQLADGQFVAVKRLTKGGNKEDRISDFLSELGIIAHVNHPNAAQLLGFSVEGGLHLVLQFSPHGSLASLLHGAKGGLRWKARFSIAVGIAEGLFYLHEGCHRHIIHRDIKASNILLTEDYQPHISDFGLAKWLPDKCTHQVVFPIEGTFGRKKIFMHGIINEKTDVFAYGVLLLELVTVRKAVDSSRQSLVIWAKPLLESNNMKGLVDPSLDVGYDPEEMALTLAVASMCIHHSANLRPSMKSVVRFLKGDRESLELMGKPKPTKPPMFDSCDSEDYTRTSYLNDLDKHKQLALEQ, from the exons ATGTGCTTCGACGCTGAAGCAAAGACCTC AGCCCACCACAGGGTCGCCGTCTCCATCAGGATATTGGAACGGAAGCTCTTTC TTCACGTCCGGTCCAGATCCAGCTCCACTCGTTCCCCATCTGCCCCCTTGCCCCTCGGCTCCAGCATCAGCTTCTCCACGCCGCCagcaagctcgccgccgccgtccagcTCACCGCCGCCGTCCAGGTCGCCCCCATGGTACTCGTCCAGGTCGTCCAGGTCGCCCCCAGGTTCTGATGGGGGGAGCAAAGAGGTGCTCGAAGTGTACTCCAAGAGTGGCGGCAACGACGAGAACAGCGAGTGCACCGACCAGAGCTCTCCCCGCGCTGTGCTGGACATATCGGTGTCTGGTAGCGTGGACTCCGACGAGAGCTCCTCCGTCGAGCAGTCGGCGGTGCCCAGCCGCAGTGTGCAGCCGCTGCAGTGGAGGAACCTGATCAGCGGGATAATACTCAGCAGGAAGAAGCTGATGGCCAGAGCGGTGACGTTCCCTCAGCGGTCCAAGAGCACGGGGCTTAAAAGGTACCTGGGGAGGATGCGGAGCGGCAAGAACCAGATGGACTGCAGCGCCATCGCCCCGGAGATCTTCCCCGAGATCGAGAAGTGGAGCCCATCATGGAGGAGCTTCGACTACGACGAGCTCTGCGCTGCAACTGACAGATTCAGTTCAG ATAATTTGATCGGAAAGGGAGGCGCTGAGGTCTACAAAGGACAGCTTGCTGATGGACAGTTTGTGGCAGTGAAGAGGTTAACAAAAGGCGGCAACAAGGAGGACAGGATCAGCGATTTCCTATCCGAGCTTGGAATAATAGCACACGTCAACCACCCAAACGCGGCACAGCTCTTAGGGTTCAGTGTGGAAGGGGGCTTGCACCTGGTTCTTCAATTCTCACCACACGGAAGCTTGGCTTCTCTTCTCCATG GTGCAAAGGGAGGCCTCAGGTGGAAGGCCCGGTTCAGTATTGCAGTTGGAATCGCTGAAGGGCTATTTTATCTACATGAAGGCTGCCATCGGCACATAATTCACAGAGACATCAAGGCTTCAAATATTCTTTTAACTGAAGATTATCAACCTCAT ATCTCAGATTTTGGCCTTGCTAAGTGGCTTCCTGACAAATGCACCCATCAGGTTGTGTTCCCTATAGAAGGCACATTTGG AAGGAAAAAAATCTTCATGCATGGGATCATAAATGAGAAGACGGATGTGTTTGCATACGGAGTATTGCTTCTTGAACTAGTGACAGTGCGGAAAGCCGTGGACTCTTCCAGACAAAGCCTGGTGATATGG GCAAAACCGCTGCTCGAGTCGAACAACATGAAGGGGCTAGTGGATCCTTCTCTTGATGTTGGATATGACCCAGAAGAGATGGCACTCACCCTGGCAGTGGCATCCATGTGCATCCACCACAGCGCAAACTTGCGGCCTAGCATGAAATCG GTGGTCCGTTTCTTGAAGGGAGATAGAGAATCACTCGAACTGATGGGAAAGCCTAAACCCACAAAGCCCCCAATGTTCGACTCCTGTGATTCAGAGGACTACACTCGCACGAGTTACCTCAATGATCTCGACAAGCACAAGCAGCTGGCGCTGGAGCAGTGA
- the LOC123123586 gene encoding epoxide hydrolase A, whose translation MAGAVNGVEAAQAQGGAAAAGEAAIRHRTVEANGIAMHVAESGPEDGPAVLFLHGFPELWYSWRHQMAHLAARGYRCVAPDLRGYGGTEAPADVASYTAFHVVGDAVALLDALGIGKVFVVGHDWGAIIAWYLCLFRPDRVTALVNTSVAFMRHVFIRAGAAAVKTTDYFNQAYGPTYYICRFQEPGVAEKEFAPAHARHLMTRILSDRFSERAAGKEPKDGGDDADVALPPWLTEADIDYFAAAFEKTGFTGAINYYRNMDRNWELAAPWADAKVTVPTKFIVGDGDLTYHYAGIQDYLHKGGLKADVPLLEELVVVPGAGHFIQQERAQEVSDHIHDFITKF comes from the exons atggcgggagCGGTGAACGGCGTGGAGGCAGCTCAGGCacagggcggcgcggcggcggcgggggaggcggcgatcAGGCACCGGACGGTGGAGGCGAACGGCATCGCGATGCACGTGGCGGAGTCCGGGCCGGAGGACGGCCCGGCGGTGCTGTTCCTGCACGGCTTCCCGGAGCTGTGGTACTCGTGGCGGCACCAGATGGCGCACCTCGCCGCGCGGGGGTACCGGTGCGTGGCGCCCGACCTGCGCGGCTACGGCGGCACGGAGGCGCCGGCCGACGTCGCGTCCTACACCGCCTTCCACGTCGTCGGCGACGCCGTCGCGCTGCTCGACGCCCTCGGCATCGGCAAG GTGTTCGTGGTGGGGCACGATTGGGGCGCCATCATCGCGTGGTACCTGTGCCTCTTCCGCCCGGACCGGGTGACGGCGCTCGTCAACACCAGCGTCGCCTTCATGCGCCACGTCTTCAtccgcgccggcgccgccgccgtcaaGACCACCGACTACTTCAACCAAGCCTACGGCCCAACCTACTACATCTGTCGCTTCCAG GAGCCCGGGGTGGCGGAGAAGGAGTTCGCGCCGGCGCACGCGAGGCACCTGATGACGCGGATCCTGAGCGACCGCTTCAGCGAGCGCGCGGCCGGCAAGGAGCCCAAGGACGGCGGCGACGACGCCGACGTGGCGCTCCCGCCGTGGCTCACGGAGGCGGACATCGACTACTTCGCCGCGGCCTTCGAGAAGACGGGCTTCACGGGCGCCATCAACTACTACCGCAACATGGACCGGAACTGGGAGCTGGCGGCGCCGTGGGCGGACGCCAAGGTGACGGTGCCGACCAAGTTCATCGTGGGGGACGGGGACCTGACGTACCACTACGCCGGGATCCAGGACTACCTGCACAAGGGCGGGCTCAAGGCGGACGTGCCGCTGCTGGAGGAGCTGGTCGTCGTCCCCggcgccggccacttcatccagcAGGAGCGGGCGCAGGAGGTCAGCGACCACATCCACGACTTCATCACAAAGTTCTGA